In the genome of Mytilus edulis chromosome 3, xbMytEdul2.2, whole genome shotgun sequence, one region contains:
- the LOC139514892 gene encoding uncharacterized protein — MVVPANYIKCVVVGDDCVGKTSMLVSYATKRFPTNCIPSAFDNYAGVISLSGKQRQMQLLDTLEQETSTATIQTICSDADVFVVCYSAVQPQSFKNVKEKWLPRIRNFMGDIPFVLVATQTDLRKNPAVLKQLQNKGLKPVSQNEGYALSKRTDYACYVECAPHMERKVKQVIDKAISSVLIPQGDRMEMQSCTIL, encoded by the exons ATGGTGGTACCTGCTAATTATATTAAATGTGTAGTAGTTGGAGATGATTGTGTTGGGAAAACTAGTATGCTTGTTAGTTATGCTACAAAAAGGTTCCCCACTAACTGTATTCCGTCAGCCTTTGACAATTATGCTG GTGTAATATCTTTGTCAGGAAAGCAAAGACAGATGCAGTTACTTGATACTTTAGAACAG GAAACCTCTACAGCCACAATACAGACAATATGTTCAGACGCAGATGTGTTCGTAGTTTGTTATTCAGCGGTACAACCTCAATCTTTTAAAAATGTGAAAGAAAAATGGCTACCAAGAATCCGAAACTTCATGGGTGATATCCCCTTTGTGTTGGTAGCAACCCAAACTGATTTACGCAAAAACCCAGCTGTGCTAAAACAACTACAGAACAAAGGTTTGAAGCCCGTGTCACAAAATGAGGGATACGCTTTGTCAAAACGTACAGATTATGCCTGTTATGTTGAATGTGCTCCACACATGGAGAGGAAAGTTAAACAGGTTATTGACAAGGCTATTTCATCTGTTTTAATCCCACAGGGGGACAGGATGGAAATGCAGTCATGtacaatattgtaa